A segment of the Symmachiella macrocystis genome:
GCTCCTCGATGAACCGCGTGGACTTCGTCGTCCTAAACGCGAATAAATGCTCGCTTTCGCGCAGCACCAAGAAAAATCGCGCGACCGATTACGTTGGCAAGAAGTCTTTAGGTATTATCGCGGAACAGAGTGATACGCTCTGACGGCTACCCACCCCGAAAGCAGAATCATTCGGGGGTCACTCCGCGTAGGCCGCGTCAGCCTCTGTACAACAGAAGGCCCCGTGATTACCCGCCCGATATGCCAAAAATGGCTGGGGCGGAATAAACCGTCCCCAGCCATCTTTGGCTTCAATAATCATGTCGCAACGTTGGCAATCGTTTAATAGGCCCCGGCCCCTGGCGGGATGCAAGGGGATTGCGTCGTGTCGGCACTGCCTTCGCCGAACGGGCCGCACCACGAACCGCGCCAACCATGTAGCGGGCCGTCGGGGTATTCCCCTTCCCAACGATAGGCAAACATGACGTTGAACAGCGCCCAAGACTCACAACAAAAGCCTTTAGCGACGCCCAAGAGTCCACAATTGACATCGGACCCGTCGCCATCGCAGGCGGAACCGACGTTGCTATAGTTATCTTGATAATACGTACCGTGAGTTTCACCGTAGTAGGATTCCTCCTGGCCACGGATCACTTTGTCTTCAACATCACCCGCTTTGGGAACGGCTTGGCAGCCTCCCAAAGTGATCATAAACACTGCCGCAACTGCGGCTTGCAACTTCCCTGTCATGGCGGCTCTCCCCTGACGGCAACCGAACGCTGGTACAAAAATCGAATCCGTGACGTTCATGGTTATCGGCATTCGCATAAGAGGGCCTATAGGGATTGCCGGGGTATTCTCGGTAGAATGGGTGATACTTGAAATGAGGGGACAGGCTTGAGGACGACACAGCTGTGCCCGGCAATTCCGTCGGCATGCGGTCTTCGTTCTGGCCACTAGCCACCGGCCACTCCCTTTTTTCTCACGCCTGTCCCCTCAAGCCTCACGCCTCCTAAGACCTCATCTTGACACAATTCACCGACCGACGTACAACGCCAGTCCAATTGAGATACGCCGGTATCTCATTGAATAATGCCCTTCCTAACGCAAGGATGCGTGACCGATGCCCGCCACCTCCGCCGTGCCGCCGGCCACCCGTTTGGATCCCAAAACCGACCAATACGGCAGCTATATCTCACAGGATGCCGGAATTGTGATTGGCTGTTGTTCCCGCAGTGGCTCGTCGCTGTTTCGCGTAATGCTCGACAGCCATCCGAAATTTGCCGTCGGCCAAGGTTCGCGAATTTTTGTAGAGACGCCTGATCCGCAGCGGCTGGTCAATAACTTTGGCGTCACGCGGGAGTACGTCGACGAATTGTTGGCGACCTCGCAGGATCAAGCGCACTTCATCGAACGGTTCATGCGCGGATTGGCGCAGCGAGAGGACAAACCGATTTGGGGTGATAAAGCGCCGCCGAACATTTATTACATCCCCTACATCTTCGAGCACTTCCCCAACGCGCGATTCATCCACATTATCCGCGACGGTCGCGACGTGGTTTGCTCCTTGCGGACGCACCCGAAATTCAAATACGAAAACGGCCGCACGATCGAACTCGACACCTGGAAACCGATCGAAAACTGCATTACTTCTTGGGTCAACTACACCCGCAAAGGCCTCGCTGCCCGCGGCCAAGCAGGTTACTACGAAGTGCACTACGAAGACCTAGTGCAACAGCCCGAACAAACCATGCGCAAGGTCGTGGAGTTCCTCGGCGAAGAATGGGACGACCGCGTATTGCGCTATCACGAGCTGGAAAGCACGACCCGCGATTTCACAGCCATGCCAGTCTCCGCCGACGCCGTCGAACCAATCTCCCACAAAGCCCTGGCCCGCTGGCAGCGCGACATGACCGACGAAGACAAACAAATTTTCAAAGACAAAGCAGGCGATTTGTTGATCGAACTGGGCTATGCGACGGATAACGATTGGTAGGTTTTTTAGCCACGGATTCACACGGATGAAACACGGAAATAAAAAGACCGTGTCCTCCGCAGCCTGTGGCAAAAACCAAATTCTATCTATTGGCGAACAGTGCTGTGTTTCATGCCATTCAAGCACCTATTTTCCTTTTTGTTGTCATCCGTGTCCCATCCGTGTTAATCCGTGGCTAAGACTTTATTTTTCTAAACAAAGGGTCGGTGACGCCGTGTTTTCTCCACTGTTGAATCGTCTGAAATCCGCTACGTCGTTGCTGACGGGCAATCGAACGCAGAAGCAGCACCCGCACTTTGTTGTAATCACTATCGACAACGAAGCGCGTCGCGAACGGAGTCCCGAAGCGCCGGTGGATCGGTTGTTTTGGGGGCGTTATCAAGGCCGCGAATATGGCATTCCGATGATCATGGACATGGCGGATGCGTTTGGTTTTCCCGCTATCTTTTTCACGGACACTTTGACAGTACGGTCCTATGGCAAGGAGCCGATTCGGGAAGTTTGTCAGGAAGTCTTGCGCCGTGGTCACGACTGCGCGCTGCACTCGCATCCGGAGTTGCACATTCCCGACTATCAAGACCGCTTCGATTATTATTGGACGGACGAAGGGGTGCGGAGTTGGTTGGGAGAGGCGTCGGACTACTTGGCGGAGTTCACCGGCCAGCCGACACGCGCCTATCGCGCCGGCGGTTATCGCGTTTCGCCGGCGTCGTTTCGTGCGATGCGGGACATCGGGATCGAAGCCGATTTTTCATCGCTGCTGGGGCACAAGCAGTGCATGATCGATGCATCGTACTGCAACAATGCGGTCCGCAAATATGACGGCGTCTACGAGGTTCCAGTCTCGGTGTATCACGACGTCAAAGGAACGCCGCGAAAGTTAGACGTCAATTGGCGAACACCGGAAACGTTTCGTTGGCACCTACAGGAAGCGATGGCGGCGGGTGTGTTGTGCACAACGATCTTCCTGCATTCCTGGTCCTTCCTGAAATTCGACGCCACGTGGCTCGAGGCTACCGAAGCGGTGGGTGTGGACGAAGAGGCGATCGCAAATTTCCAAGGCATGTTGGAAGTCGTCAGCGAAACGCCCGGCACGCAAGTCGTCTCGTCGCTGGAGTTGATCGACTACCTAAAGGCGAACCCCGACGCTCTGAATGCCCCCGACACCATCCCCGCCATCCGTCCCGCCGCTGCATAGCACACCAGGGGTGTCAGTGAGCATCGCGACGCAGCTTTCGTTGCAGACTGGCCGTTTTACAAATCGGGAAAACGGATCTGCCATTCCGTTGCCCTTCCCCGATGAACCGTCGGTGCTACAAGGGATATGGCCGTTGGGGTGGTACGGAGAATCGCTCGTTATGTTAAACCCCTCACCCCGGCCCTCTCCCAGAGGGAGAGGGAGTTTGATAGTTAGGGTGCGTTGCGACTCATTCTATTTTCGGCGGCGTTGGCGTTTTCTGAGTGGCCAGTGTTCCGATTCGCTGCGTGCGCTGGTGAGGTAATCTTCGAGCTCTGCCACCAATTCGGGATGTGCGTCGGCGATGTTGTTGGTTTCGCCCAGATCCGTTTCGAGGTTATACAATTCGAGCGGCAATTCGGGTGATAGTCGCACGGCTTTGTATTTGCCGCGGCGGACCGCTTGTTTGCTGCCCCGTTCGTGGAACTCCCAATACATCTCGCCGTGCTGCTGTTGTGGATGTCCGGCACGATCTTCGCCGACCAGTGTGGGCACTACGGAAAGGCCGTCGAGCCCTTGTGGTGCAGCGGCGCCGGCTAGTTCGGCGGCTGTCGGCAGAAAATCCCAAAACGCCCAGGGCAAATCACTCACAGTCCCGGCTTCGATCACTCCCGGCCAGCGGGCGATCATTGGTACGCGAATTCCGCCCTCGTAAAGATCCCGTTTGAAGCCGCGGAGCGGACCGGAACTATTGAAGAATTCGAGCTTCGAGCCACCTTCCTGTTGTGCACCGTTGTCGCTGGTGAAAAACACGAGCGTGTTCTCATCGAGACCGAGTTTGCGAATTTTATCCATGATGCGTCCCACGTCGCGATCCAGCATATGGATCATCATCGCCCGCCCTTTTTCAGGGTTGGGCCAGTCTTCATTCGCATACGGACCGTAGTTGGGGACCTCCATGCCATCACCGGTCGCGCGCCGTAACTCGTTGTTCACGTGCGGCAATGTGAACGGGACATACAGAAAAAACGGTTTGTCCCCGACGCCTTCAAGGAACCCCAGTGCGCGATCCGTGACGATGTCGTGCGAATAAATCGCCTTTTTGCTGGCGACACCTTTCTCGGCGACATTTCCGACCAAAGGAAATTGTTGTTCGTTGTCCCACAAGTATTCGGGATAATAGTTATGTGCGTTGCCTTGGTTCAGATAGCCGAACCAATGCTCAAATCCTTGACGAGTGGGCAGGCCTGTGGTTCCCGGTTCGCCCAAACCCCATTTGCCAAACATGCCGGTGACGTATCCCGCATCGCGGAGCACTTCGGCGACGGTGACATCGTCGGGGAGCAACGGCACGCGTTGATTTCCGCGGACGCGGCAATGCCCCGTATGTAGGCCGGTCATCAACACACAGCGTGAAGGAGCACAGACAGTGCTGCCGGCATAGACATCAGTAAATTTCAACCCTTCGGCGGCCAAACGGTCGATGTTCGGCGTCCGCAGAATTTGCTGCCCATAACAACTCAATTCGCCATAACCAAGATCGTCCGCCATGATGAAGACAATGTTCGGCTTCTTCGGCAACGACTCCGCTGCAATGCTGATTGTGGAGAGCAAGGGGACAATTGCGATGGCCAATACAAATAAACGACGGAGCATAGCAGAGTCCTCGTGCCCAACGGCGCGGCAGTTTGGTGAAATGAACTTGGCGGTTTAATTGGCGTGCTTATCGACGGTCCTAACGGCTATTTCTCGGAATCAATAGCGGCCTCTGCGCGTTGTTTCCAAAGTCGGCTTTGGACTTGATGGCCATCATACGCCGGATCGGATTCCGGTGTGGCAGCCAGGGTTTCGGCGGCGGCGGCGTAGTCTCCTTGGGCGGCCTGTCCGAGGGCAATCCCGTATCGGCTTGCGGTGGTCCAACTCCCCGCAGGATAGCTCTTCAAATACAGCTCAAACGTATTCTTCGAAGCGGGGATTTTATCCAACTCGAACTGGCAAAGCCCCACCCAATAGGAAGCGTCGTTCGCGGCACTCCGATATTGGCGAATTTTAGTTGCGTGGTATTGCTCCAATCCCTTTAATGTTGCCTCTTTTACAGCCGCAGGCCGATTCTCGAAATCTGCGAACCTTTTGGTATTTTCCAATTTCCGTATCTTTTCCGCCTGGTCTCCTTCGTCAAAACCAACTCCTGCGGATTCTTGCGGAAACAGCTGGGGGACCACTTGACCACTTTGCAGTTTTTGAAAGTCGCGATTGGTCTTGCCGATTTGGACGTACAATTTGATCGCCGCCTCATAATCCCCCGTCAGCTGCAGCAACCGAGCAGCGAATTGACTGGAGGACGTGAACCCATCTTGGCGAGAGAAATCATCACCTTCCTCCTGCCAACCCGCTTTCCATGAATCTTTGACAGTCCGTAGAGCGTCCTGCTGAGAAAGTGACATCGATGCGTGGCCGGCCAATTGGCTTTCGGGATAATCCCACACGGAGACCGACTCTCGATCCCACACATCCCCACCGGCTTGAACAACACGATTGATGAGCCCCGGCTGATCGGCATCATCCTGCAGTCCGTCGTACAACCGGACGCGATCGTTACCGATGAATGCCTTTTCTAATGCTCGCATCCGTAACGCCCAATAGGCGGAATCACCGATCAACATCACGCGTGCCGTTTTGAGCTGTTCCGCTGTGAGGGGATAGGGACGATCTTCGCTGACAGAGAGTGCGGACAACAACTCAGGCTCGGCGAGCACTTCCCTCAATGTGGCGGTACCGTTTCCATCGGCAGCTGGAATCGCCAGTCCCAGTCGCGGATCGTACAAATACACCTTGCCATCCAACAACACGCCCACGAGAAACGGTTGCGTCGCCGCATCGTCCCCATCCGCCGTTGTCAGCACCACGCTATCGATATCAAGTTGCCTCAACAACGAACCAAATGCCCAGGCGCGATCGGCGGCGGTCGCATGACCAGACATCCAGATTTCTTGTAGCGTGAGTGGCAAGTCACTGGGGTGGCGATCCGCCAACGTCAAATTGCGGACCACAAATTTGAACAGAGCATTCGCTTGCTCAAGTTCCGTCTCGCCACTGCCGGAGGCAACATAAGCCAGATCCCGCGACAACAAAGCATCCCACATGTGGAGGCCATCGCGCGTGGTGAATTCCTGACCGGCGGCGAAGTTTCGTTCTGCTTCGGTGAGCAATCCGCTCCAAGAATTGCTCGCGGCCTCAGTGATTTCACCCATTTCTTCCGTGGAAAGCACAAAGGCTTGATTGATCAACGAGATGGCCGACTCGGGATCGGTGCTGATTCCTAAACTCTCGACGTCTAATTGCGAAACGGCGCTAAACAACAATTCATTGGTGACTTCGTTTTCGCCGTCACCGGTCGCTGCCGACGTATTCGATCCCGGCGTAGCCTGCTTGCCACCACCGCAGCCAAGCACACACAATCCGGCCAGTAGCAGTGCGACAACATGAAATGGGCGGCGGGTAGTGTGCACCGTTTTTTCTCCGGAAACGACGTCGTAATCAACCATTGAAGTGACCATACATTGAGAATGACAGATAAAGAGACAACGATCAATGAAGAACAACCCGCACCACATCGAGGGGTTAAGATTTGAGCGGCGGATTGGCCGTGACGACCTCACGAATGCGCAATAGCGGGCCGAGAAATTGGGAGACTTCGCTCAGAGGAACCATGTTCGGTCCGTCGCTGAGCGCTCGATCAGGATCGGGATGTGTTTCGAAAAAGAGACCGTCACAGCCAGCGGCCACAGCAGCGCGGGCCAGGGGTGGAACCATTTCCCGCTGTCCACCCGTCGTACTTCCTCCCGGTAATTGCACGCTGTGCGTCGCATCATAAATCACCGGCGTTCCCAGTGATTGCATAATCGGAACCGACCGCATGTCGTTCACCAACCGGCCATAGCCAAACGTCGTTCCCCGCTCGGTCAGCATAATACGACCATTGCCGGCCGCCTCACATTTCTTAACAGCGTGGAGCATGTCCTCGGGGGCTACGAATTGGGGTTTCTTGATATTCACAACGCCGCCGTGGCGAGCAGTGGCTTGTGCCGCGGCGACGACTAAGTCGGTTTGGCGCGCCAAAAATGCGGGGATTTGTAGAATCGCGCATACTTCGGCAGCCGGCTCCGCTTGTTGGGCCGTATGAATGTCGGTCGTGACGGGCAGTCCGGTCGTGGCGGCGATGCGGGACAAGATCGCCAAGCCTTCCTCCAAACCGGGCCCGCGAAAACTTTCGAGACTGGTGCGGTTGGCTTTGTCAAAGCTCGCTTTGAAGATCAGCGGAATATTCAGTTCCGCGGCGATTTCCGCTAAACGGACAGCGATCGCCAAGGTTGACTCTTCCGACTCAATCACGCAAGGACCGGCGATGAACACCAACGGATTGTCTCCGCCGCAAGTGTAGTTGCCGATAGTAACCGGATTCTCCGGCATGGGTCGTTCCTGTTTCGTAGCAATGATTTTTAGTCGTGACTTTCGTCATGCTCGGAGGGAGCCATGAATTGAGCTGCCGCAGGCAAGACGCGAATATCCACCGGGGTCATTCCGGCTGGATCACCGTCGATTTGTACCGGAACTGCGACGTCGGATTCCACATGAATCCGCGTTGCCCGCACTGTGCGTATGTCCGCCAACGACTCATGTGTACCTCGCATTACCTTATAAAAGTACCGCAACATTTGGAACGTCGAGCCACGCTCAAAAAATAGCACCTCCAGCTTTCCATCGTCGTCACGAGCCGACTGAGCCGGTTGGATTCCTAAGGCATACGCATTGATGTTAACAACCATTACCAGTTTCGCCGTATACGTTTGCGGATCGTCGTCGAGTCGGATTCGCAAATCGGGATATTGGTAACTACGTAAAGAATCCCAAATTGGTTTGAGATAACTTGCCCGCCGAACGTGCCCCGTACGAATTGCGTCCAGCCGATGCACCACATCCGCGTCGAAACCGATGCTGGCCATCAAGGAAAAACGCCGCTCGCCCACGCTGGCCAAGTCCACAATGCGCACATGACCGGCGGCGATAATCTCCCCGACGGAGCGTCCGCAGCGAGGGATTCCCAGGTAGCGGGCCAGCAAATTCTCGGTGCCCAGCGGTAAAATCGAGATCGGACACCCGGGATATCGATGCAGAACGTCGCCCACCGTCCCATCCCCGCCAGCCGCGACGATGCACCGCAAACGGCTTTTTAGCTTCGGGTTTGTCAAAACACGGCTAAGGCGGTCGCGGTTTTTAAACAGCAGTGGCCGCAGCCCCTGTTCGCGCAATGAGTCAACAAGCAGACCGACCTGTTCGCGCTGGGCGCCGGACCCCGCTTTGGGATTTGCCTGAATCGCCACCCACTCAGCGGCCGTTTTGCGTGTTTGTGGCATGAGACGATTCGTTTAGGGGGGGAAGGGACTGTGCAATCGATATTTTCCCACCCAGCGATGCCGGGTTGTGATGGGAAAACGTAGGAATCGCCTGCCTGATTTTGGAACTTGTCGGCAGGGTCATTTCCTATTCACCCTATTGGACGATGTTCCTCGCGCAATGTCACGCGCTCTACGGCCGCGTGGTCAATATTCACGCCCAATCCTGCCCCGATGAGCGCCGGGGCGCGGCCCCCGCTTTTGAAAGTCAGGTCTTCGACAGTCAGCCGTTCCTTGACGAGGTGGCGGTCGTAACTCCCTTCGACCCAACGAATACCGCCAATTGAAGCCGCAAAATGCCTTCCGGCAGCGGAGAGGATTCCGGTTTCTCCCACTTGGCATCCCAATTGATACCCCAGCCCCGCGTTGTGGGCCAACGCCGCCAATTTTATGGAGTTGATATAACCGCCACACTTGGAGAGGCGCAGGTTGAACAGATCGCAGGTGCCCCGTTCGATAGCGCGGTGTCCGTCGTCTAAACCGCACAGCGATTCGTCCAACATGATCGGCACATCGATTCGTGGGCGGATCTCAGCCAGACCGTCGACGGCGGCGTGTGGGACGGGTTGCTCGACACTGCTAATACCATACGGCAACAACGGTCGTAGTTTGTCCTCTAGATTTTCACAGGTCCAGGCTTCGTTGGCATCGATTCGTAGATCGCGGTCCGGTCCAAACACGCGCCGCATCAAGGCGACGGCAGCCGGGTCGTTGGCTCCGTCCATGCCGACTTTCAATTTGATGTCGGGAAAACCGTACAGGCGCATGGCGGCCGCCCGAATTGTTTTTTTAATCCCCCCCATCGCGGTGATCACGCCGCTATAGCGGACCTCGTCGCGCGCTTCGCGGATCGGCATCGCTTCGGGAACCAGCGCAGTAACTTTCGACAATGGAGTCTCCGTCGCGCGGCCGACTGCGTCGAGGATGCTCAACTCGACCGCGCAGCGGACCGAATGCCCGAAGCAATCGCGTTGCCCGCTGGCGGAGCTGCCGGCCAATTTCATCCGCTCGCAGAGTGGAACCACGTCGGCGAGGCTGTCGAAATCATCCGCGAGTTGCGACCGCCAGTCCGTCTCCGAGAATTGGCTCAGGGCTGTTTCGATCGTTTCGCCGGTGACATAGGGGCGCGGTAGTCCTTCGCCCCAACCGATACTGCCGTCATCGAGACGGCAGCTGACGACGAGCGTGTCGTTTTCGCTACGAACGTGCGAGGCGTGTTCGATCTTCTTTTTCAGCGGAATGCGAACGTGACGGGCGATCAATTCAACAATGCGCATGACGAAAATCGGTCCCGTGCTCTGCAACCGCCTACTTGACCGGCTGAGGCTGGCAATAGCTTAAAGCCAACAGCGAATAAGCGGTCGCCAGATTCGGGTCCCCTTCGTACCACCGCGGCGTGGAATTCAACCAACTCCCGTTTTCGAGTTGCCGTTGCATCAATATCTCGGCCAACTCCTTACGCCAATCATGCTTGCCGCCATCTTTGTCTTCCAGCATCTGCAGATCTAGAACGTCAAGCGTCTTGGCGAACGTGTGGTAGTAATAGTACACGCCCATTTGTTTCATGCCGGGGTTTTCGGAGACCGTATAGTGGTCTGTAATCCATTGCAGCGCGGCTTTGACGCGTTTGTCTTCCGCATCCAACCCGGCGTACACCATGCTCTTGAGCCCGGCGTAGGTCATGCTGCCGTAAGAACGCAGTCCCCCGTTGGGATCGACGCCCGCTTGCGAACTGCCACCGGCGGCAATTGTGTAATAAAAACCGCCGTCATTGACCTTCGATGCAAACTTCGTTGTGTTGTATTGCGACTCCAGATTCTGGCACCGCGAAACAAACAGCAACGCTTTTTGGATGTTGGGATCATCTTCGCCGGCGCCAGTGGTTTTTAATGCTTCCATAAAAAACTGCGTGTTCGATAGGTCCGGCCGTTCGTGGCTGCCGTAACCGGCGCCACCAAAGCCATCGTCCGATTTCGTTAAGCCTTCGTCTTCGTCCCATTGCAGACCGCGGAGGAATTTTGCGGCTCCGGCCAACGTCTTGTCATAGCGTCCATCGGCATTGGCTGCATCAAATGCTAATACGCAGATGCTGGTTTCATAATTGCGGTGGTTCGACTGATCGAAATAGATTCCGCCATCCTTTTGAATGAAACCTTCCAAATTTTTCAGTGCTTTGGCGACCATCGGATCATCGGCCGGCACGTCGCTGCGTAATAGCGACGTTGTGACCATTGCAGTAATGCCTGTTGCCATCGGCGAGGTCCAACTGCCATCATTTGCCTGACTGGCGCGGAGGAATTCCGCGGCCTGTGCGCGTGATTTTTTCAGTGCGTCGAGTTGGGGGCCGACCATTTTGGCAGCAGGACCCTCCTCGGCGGCGACGGCGGTTGCCATCGTGACAAATGGTACCAACAAAACAGCGCAGGCGACCAAAACGGCTGAAACGTATGTGTTGAGCTTCACAATCGGCCTCATTTTCTTGACTGAGCGACTTGATAGCGAAAATCACATCCCCTTGAACGCGATTAGGAAATCACGGCCAGGATGTCTGATTCATTCATGATCAATAGCTCTTGCCCGTCGACGGAAACCTCCGTACCGGCATAGCTGGAAAACATCACACGGTCTCCTTCGCTGACCTGCGGGTCGGCGCGGCTCCCATTTTTCAATAGAACTCCGTCTCCCACACTGAGAATGCGGCCCTCCGCCGGTTTCTGTTGCGCACTGTCCGGCAAAACGATACCACCGCTGGTGATTGCTTCGGCATCCAACCGTTTGACAACCACCTTGTCTCCCAAGGGAACAACCTTCATACGAATATTTCTCCTCGAACGAACTCTTTAAAGTTCGCGGCCATGAGTAACTCGGCTCTGCGTCGATTCCAGTCGTTGATTCCGAGCCACGTGTATATGTTTAACTGTAATGGTCCATACGTCTCAAGGCTAGCCCCTACCTGAGTTGAGTCAGCAGAATACCGTCAGCCCAACCCAACCGGCACGCCGGGAATCGCCGCAACCGCATATCATGAAAACTGTTGCGAATCACGTCCCAATCGACGAATTCCAGGTGTTTCTAATCCCACTGGACAGGATGAATCACTCCCACCGCCAACAATCCTCCCAGGACGATGCCAAAAATCAACAGTCCCCGCAACACCCAGGCTCCCCCTGTCTCGCCAAAACGACGGATCAAGCGTTGCCCTTTGGGAGTCTGCTCCAAGAACCAGCGGTGGTGATATAAGCCGGCAGCGCAACTCAACACGATCGCCGTTCCCATAAAAATCTGGTCGTTCGGGGGCATCGTTGTTATTGGTCGTTACGTTTGAGAATTTGGATGCGACGCCGAATGATCGCGATAGTGCCTGCGGGACCCGCATTTGTATTATGAGCGTTATTTGGCCGGCGGTTGGGCAACCGGATAGGTCCGTAGCCAATGTAACAAGACTTTGGCAACCTTCGCCAGGCTCTTACCGGAGCAGGAGTTGGGAACGTCCCGCGTGGTATGCCAATATGGGTAATCGAAGTCGATGATGTCGCACGTCGGGATTTTGGCGATTTCGTTCAGCGGGAGATGATCGTCGCGAACCTCGTGTTTGGCACGGGGCACAAATTCGTCGACTCCCACCTGCTCCGCTGACTTCCAGATGCTTTTTGTCACGTTTGGGGCATATTTGAGGCTATTCTTCTCGACATAAATACGCAGATTCCGATCGGCCACCATGTCGACCAAAACTCCTGCGGTATAACGCTCTTCGACGGGATGGTCGCGATAGTTTTCGGCGAAGTACGTCGATCCCAGAAAGTATTCACCGCGATTTCCGTAGACCAATTCCTCGCCGTCGAAAATCACGAAATCGACACCGCATGTCGCGGGGAGATTTTTCATGTGATGTGCTAATTCCATGAACAACGCCACTCCACTGGCGCCATCGTTTGCACCCAAAAACACTCCTTGCTGACGTTGATTGGCATCACGATCACGATCCGGCAGCGGGCGGGTATCGTAATGACACCCCAAGAGCACGCGTTCTTTGACCTGCGGATTCCAGGAGATGATGATGTTATTCATCCGCACGGGATTGCCGGTCAGCGGATGCCGGACATCAAACGGCTGATACTTCACCTCGCAATCGAATGCGGCAAAGTGTTTGCCAATCAACTGCTGTTGCCGCATCATGCCCCGCGAGCCGCTGATCCGTGGACCGATGCGGCAGATTTGCGCGAGATACCCAAAGGCCCGTTTGGCATCCGGATGCGCCCCCTCTGCCGCTCGGACTGGAGCGCAGAATGTCCCGACCAGGATCGCCGCAATAATAACGGCTACAATCCTGGTTGCTCGGCAATTCCAATGAGCACAATTCATGAGTACCAACGGCTCCTGGTAAAATGGGTAACGGCGGCGCATTTATCAAATGTAGAGTCCCTTTCGCCCAACGGCAAGCAAGGTCAATCCAATGCCGCTCTGACCGGTCAGGACACGATCATTGTACGCGAACAATCAACGAAACCGCTCAGTTGCGTGTCGTTTTTTGTGATTTTCCCGTCTGGTGCGCCCGGTCAGCCTTTTTTGTTCGGTTTTCCCGGCTCAACAACGAGCACATTGGAGGAAAGTTCTTCGACGACTTGTTCTTCCAGGCCATCTTCCTCGCGGCGCATGCGGCGCATTTTCGAAGGTTTCGTCCCTTTGGGGAGCTTGCCGAGATTGCAGACCGGCTCACCGGGACTTGTGGCGGGTAAGGTGGTCATTCCGATGACCACGGAGTCGAACGGCGCATGGAGCATGCTCCGCTCGCGGCCCAACAGTGTCGTATTCGTTGCCAACGGTTGGCCTTCGGCGATGATGTCGCCCGGTTTCACGTGGAATTGTAAAAAGCCGCCGCGTTCAGCCCGGATCCATTTGGATTTCTCTACAATTACTTGGTAATCGGGACTG
Coding sequences within it:
- a CDS encoding mandelate racemase/muconate lactonizing enzyme family protein — its product is MRIVELIARHVRIPLKKKIEHASHVRSENDTLVVSCRLDDGSIGWGEGLPRPYVTGETIETALSQFSETDWRSQLADDFDSLADVVPLCERMKLAGSSASGQRDCFGHSVRCAVELSILDAVGRATETPLSKVTALVPEAMPIREARDEVRYSGVITAMGGIKKTIRAAAMRLYGFPDIKLKVGMDGANDPAAVALMRRVFGPDRDLRIDANEAWTCENLEDKLRPLLPYGISSVEQPVPHAAVDGLAEIRPRIDVPIMLDESLCGLDDGHRAIERGTCDLFNLRLSKCGGYINSIKLAALAHNAGLGYQLGCQVGETGILSAAGRHFAASIGGIRWVEGSYDRHLVKERLTVEDLTFKSGGRAPALIGAGLGVNIDHAAVERVTLREEHRPIG
- a CDS encoding prenyltransferase/squalene oxidase repeat-containing protein — translated: MKLNTYVSAVLVACAVLLVPFVTMATAVAAEEGPAAKMVGPQLDALKKSRAQAAEFLRASQANDGSWTSPMATGITAMVTTSLLRSDVPADDPMVAKALKNLEGFIQKDGGIYFDQSNHRNYETSICVLAFDAANADGRYDKTLAGAAKFLRGLQWDEDEGLTKSDDGFGGAGYGSHERPDLSNTQFFMEALKTTGAGEDDPNIQKALLFVSRCQNLESQYNTTKFASKVNDGGFYYTIAAGGSSQAGVDPNGGLRSYGSMTYAGLKSMVYAGLDAEDKRVKAALQWITDHYTVSENPGMKQMGVYYYYHTFAKTLDVLDLQMLEDKDGGKHDWRKELAEILMQRQLENGSWLNSTPRWYEGDPNLATAYSLLALSYCQPQPVK
- a CDS encoding co-chaperone GroES, giving the protein MKVVPLGDKVVVKRLDAEAITSGGIVLPDSAQQKPAEGRILSVGDGVLLKNGSRADPQVSEGDRVMFSSYAGTEVSVDGQELLIMNESDILAVIS
- a CDS encoding M28 family peptidase encodes the protein MNCAHWNCRATRIVAVIIAAILVGTFCAPVRAAEGAHPDAKRAFGYLAQICRIGPRISGSRGMMRQQQLIGKHFAAFDCEVKYQPFDVRHPLTGNPVRMNNIIISWNPQVKERVLLGCHYDTRPLPDRDRDANQRQQGVFLGANDGASGVALFMELAHHMKNLPATCGVDFVIFDGEELVYGNRGEYFLGSTYFAENYRDHPVEERYTAGVLVDMVADRNLRIYVEKNSLKYAPNVTKSIWKSAEQVGVDEFVPRAKHEVRDDHLPLNEIAKIPTCDIIDFDYPYWHTTRDVPNSCSGKSLAKVAKVLLHWLRTYPVAQPPAK